Sequence from the Colletotrichum higginsianum IMI 349063 chromosome 6, whole genome shotgun sequence genome:
GCAGGCAAACAAGCGTGGGTCTCTTTTCGGCTTCCTGCATCAGCATTGCAGGCCCTTGGTAGATTGCATCCCAAGTGGTGTCACAAACCCCCCGGGGAGGGGATGCTTTGGAAATCATATGAACCGGCACACCATCGTCCATCCGAAACCAAGGGGAAGGGCGAGGGAATGAGCACCGATCAACATGTTGTTCTGATCTGGCTTCTCACGTGGCCTCACGATGCCTTGCGGCAACTggcgaggagagggaggggggacggAGGCGGATGGTGTGCAGCCAGGAGTCACCGCATCTGCATGAAATTAGAGGTCGCTGCAAGACTCGCAGCGTCTGGTCGCTTCTGGCTTTCCAAGAGTGAGCTTTCCAAAACATGGTCCTTGAAGGCCGCTGCTGATGTTCTGTCGGTGACAGTAAAGCGGGATGGATGTCTTGCGTTCGATGGATGTAGGTAGGTGGCTATCCTCCCTGTCACGTAGCTTCTGGGTACGGCGGTCTTTCCAGCGAGTCACCGCGCACCTTCTTAATCTCAATGGTCTCTGCGTATTGTTTGTTTCTCGGGAACAGGCGTCTCTCCTGTAACCCGCAGGGATTCTCTCATTGCTCATGCCTTTTAGGAATACATACCGTTTCCGCGTTTTCTCACCTGTCAATCGACGGCTTGATTGTCACGTTGGAAATAACCTACACGCTTGGTGGTTCCGGCCATGgagtatgtgtgtgtgtgtggatggGGGTGGCCTTCCGGCTGTCACAGCGCTCGCGCCTCCAGACAAGATACACTGGCGAGCACCGGTCGTATATCCACTTTTCCGGCATCGGTACTCCCGTCCCGATACCGCGTGTCACCGGGAGGTGTCCGTGGCGGCGTGGCACTTCCCTGGTTGTGAAGGCTTCACATCAATGATGCCACGCGGTGTTATCGGTCTATTCTGCATCCTGAGCGGTAGCTAACCCACGGTCCGCGGAACTGAGAGCTCGTCGCCGCATCCGACGGTAAGGACCCTTGCGGTTTGCGCAGCGTCTGTCGTAGCACTTCACGCAGAAGCATCAAGTTGTAATCAAAGTCGTCGTCATCTGTGGCGACGAAGGCATGCTGCTTTTGGTGGGAGTAGGGAGAACGGAATGCCCTCCTCTGATGGGTTCGGCGACGTTCGCAGACAAGGCATCGGCCCGATTTGCGGAAGACGCCGGAGCACTCGACGTCTGGGCAGGCGCCGCTTCGGGGGCATTCCCATCGGATGCGACGACCGTCCCAACAACCGCACTGGGGGTAGTATATATTCTCTGCGAGGCACATCGGTGCGCGAGGCAGACAGAAAGACGGACGGTTGGGAGAAAGGCAAGTTGGTATCGCAGTGCTCTCTGAAGCGGTGTTCCAAGAGCTGTGTTACTTCGTCTCGATGGATAGCATTTTTTAGCAGTTGGTTGCCTTGTGATGCTCGGCATCCTTAAATTACTCGGGATCGGGCTTGGCAATGTACAACATCGCCAAAAGGCAAGATGTTGGCGAACAGCAGTTGTGAGTATGCATGTCCTCGGCCCAAGCAGTGCCTTCTTTGTCGAGCATACAATGTCGTTGTGTCAGTGGACCGTGTGCGCATATCGCCATTGTTCGAGGGACACGGGGGCATCTCAAAGGCTCTTGGTTCGAaagagacgacggcgacgggcccGTTGTCTGACGAGGCTTGTTGTCCGTGGGCCAGCGACGAGCAACGGGACCTACGATTTCGAAGTCGGAAGTACGACAGTGTTGCTACCCTGTTGCTTTAAACCTTCGCGACGCGATTCTCGAGGAATTAATTCTTTCCGGCATGTGTTGGCTGTAGGTACGTCGTCGGCTCTCAAATCGACCTCTTTGCCATACACTGCTCCTTGTCGCGGATCTCGCACCTTGGTTGTCGTGACCTTCTCCCAGTAGTGGTCGGTTCACCTGGGAGATGCCTGGGTTCTTACGAGGGACTACTGGCCTTTGGGGCGTTCGTGAACACAGACGAGTTGGCCCGCGGCCTGTGTCATCGTGATCATGTCACTGTTGGACACAGATGTACTTACCGGGCGGCCGAAAGAGAAAGGAGGTGGCTCAAGAAGAGATCTCGTATATTGGGGACTGAAAATGTGATGAGGAGTGTTGTGCCGAGCACGTCGTCGATTTGTCGCGTACCCATCGATCCGATAACCATGTTGAAGCATGTTAGACGTCTCCTTTGTTTGCATTCAACTTTGTCTGTCTATTCTTACCCGGAGCGTCTACTTGATCGTGGACTGTTAATTCGTTACTCATGATTCCGGAAACAACAGTCTGTCTAGAAACACGTCCCTGCTGTCTCCACCCTCCATCTCTCTTTGCTTTCGCGCGTTCTCTGGCATTTGTCGCAGTCGTCTCAACTTCAAGCTCCAGTCTTACAATCTGACGGCCCTCAATCGACCAACCTGGCGAGATGGACCCCGTCGTAAAGCGGCATCAGCCACGAGTCCAGCCGCGGCTCGTCATGCACGGCGTCGTTAAACTCGCGCAGCTTTTCAACGTCCTCGGAACGCCAGTAGGCGGCGCGCTCAGCCTTCTCCTTGACAACCCAAGGGttctcgtccgagtcgtcaGCAACGATGCCGCGGCGGAGGACGTTGTCGGCAACGACAAGACCGCCGGCGCGCAAGAGGCGGGTGCTAGACGATGGGGCGGAAGCGGCAAGGATGGTGGAGAGGTAGGACGGATACCCGGACTTCTGAGCGTCGATGAAGATCAGGTCATACGGCTCGGAAGGGCTTAGGGCAGGTAGACTGGGTTCATGTCAACGACTCTGTCTCAGGCTGGGGGGGGAGGCACCTCATAAGACTTTATgtgggagaggaagggggcCAGATGAATATGAGGGGCGACAGGAAAACGGAGAGGTGCTTACGTCTCGAGAgcgtcgccgacgatgacggacgCGTTGGTGATGCCGTTGGCGGCCCATGCGGCTTCGGCCTGCCTTGCGTAGTCGGCGTTGAACTCGAGGCcggtgacggtgccgtcggGCCCGACAGCATGGGACCAGATCATGCCGGAGTACCCAACGTAGACGCCGATTTCGAGTACTTTTGGTGGGGGATTGCGTTAGCGAAAAACGAGCTTCTCGTGTTCATGAAACTAAAGTGGACGGGGAGTGATAGAGATCACGGATCCGCCCCCACTGTCGACTCTCCTACGTTCCTTGAGTAAAAGAAACAAACGGAAACGAGGACTTGCAACCGGGCCTCGACACAGTTCAACCGGGTGTGGGGGGCAAAGCCACGGGCAACTCACCCCTCTTGGCGCCGATGAGCTTGGCGAGCCAGATGTGGTTCTGCGCCTGGAAGTTGCTGATCATGAGCATCGACGTCTCGGGCTGCGTGGCGTCGATGTGCTCGTGGTAGGCGACGATGTGCGCGGGCAGGTCCGTGGAGCGGGACTCGGAGTACGTCGTCACGTTCCGCGCGACGGACTCGTTGGGGTAgaggacggagacggaggacTTCATGGTTGGGTGAGCTGTGCAGTGCGCGCGTCAACTATGAGCGAGGTTTTTCGGTTTAGGGCTGCTGGTTGAGGTTGAAAATGAGGTCTTGTTTTGAGGAGAGGGATAAATGAGCTGACGTCGAAGAGGATGGTTCGAGTCAGTGGACTGAAGATGCGGGTTTGCGTATCGGCAGTTGTCCACTACCCAACGGGGTCGAATGTTACACGCGAGTAGGCAATGAGGTTGTAAAAAGAGTGTCCCGTGAGTGTgcgagaggagagaagacgGACGTATATTTATGAAAAGCATCAAACGAGACCGTACAACTACTGTGCTTTGTATCGCGAGTCGTTGCTTGTAAGTCGCTCAACTCGAGGGGCACAATTACAAAGCATCGTGTTACAGATCCAACCGGCGGAACATGGATGGATCGGCATCATTCCCCCACatttccctcttcccctgCTCGGAGCGAGATGCCGGTTCTTtctcctcccgcccccgccgtcaGCCCGGTTACGCCATCGCTCTCGTCGTGCCTGTGATAGGAAACCATCGACGGAGGGAATCAAAATCGGCCGACGTCGGATTACCCTGGCCTCAGCTCGGCTCGGCGGTTAGGCAGGCCAGACGCAAATAACCATCCATAGAAATGGGTCTATATTTATCCATGACTGGACTATGAGGAGCTGCTAAGAATGACCCATCATTCACTTGAACCTCGGTGTGATATACAGCCTTTTCAAGCCCCCCTCCACTCACCACCCATCTTCGTCTCAATCACATTCTTATGAACACGCGCGGTTTGACAGCGCGCGAGACTATGTACACCGGAAGCTAATTTTGCAGAGTCGCCACCCGCGGCATTGCATTCGACTTTTCGGATACCGAAGTTTGGATGGAAAGTACTGTGAATGTCTAGCGCCACTAGAGCTGACCCAAATACCGTCTTTTCCGTTTTAGGAAGGAGGGGCGGttccgagagagagagagctctTCCCCCCGGTATTCCTTACTTGAGAACACGGGGGGAAAGGGTGGAGGACCGAAACAGGTAAAAATCCACGAAAGGTCCTCCATTTCTATAAACACAGCTTGAGCATACAAAAACATCACTAGGATGGTCCaagaaaaaagagacaaCAGTGCctggaaggggaagaagaacaCAGTTACGAAATGTGATTTTATTAAGGCGGATTGTTAGTCTAGTGACTAGAAACATTACAATTTCCAGAAAAGGCCGAGAATGAGATGGCAGGAAGACATAGAGACGACATGGCTTACTGACGGAATCAGGTCTCTACTCAAGTGCCTCATCCCGAGCTGTTCCTACAAGATAGGAGGTCCCGATAAACCCATTTTGTTTGCTTTCCTTTCCTAGGAAGATCAACCGTTACATTTGTCACCTAGAagaaggcgatggcgacAAGGACAACACTTGCAAGACTCAAGGACACTTTGACGTTGTTGCCGCCAGCGGTGGGGACAGTGGAAGGCTTGCTTGGGGTGGGCGGGGACGGCTCGACAGGCGGCTTGACGGGGGGCTTAACAGACGGCTGAGTGGGAGACTTGGCCGGAGGCTGTGCAGGAGGTTGAGCGGGAGGTTGAGCTGATTTGACGTGAGGGCGGGCAGCAGTCGCCGTAGAGTTCTGGTATCGAGTCACCGTAGGGCACGGGGATTTTACGGGAACAGCGCGCTGCGTAGAGACGGCCACGGGCTTTGAGGAGGGGGgcacaacgacgacgatagCGGAGGTCTTGTGAACGACGGCGCTGGTGATGTTTGCGCGGCGGGTTGACGTAATGATCTTGTGGATGGTTGACTTCTTGGCCGTGTTGCAGGGAGTTGTAGTGACCTTAGTAGAAGACTTGCAGGGAGTGACGATCTTCTTAAGGGTGGTGCAGGGAGTTGTAACAGGCTTCTTGGTAGAGGAGCTATTGCAGGGAGTCGTGACGGGCTTCTTGGTAGAGGAGCTCTTGCAGGGAGACGTGACGGGCTTCTTGGTAGAGGAGCTCTTGCAGGGAGACGTGACGGGCTTCTTGGTAGAGGAGCTCTTGCAGGGAGTCGTGACGGGCTTCTTGGTAGAGGAGCTCTTGCATGGAGTCGTAACCGGCTTCTTGGTAGAGGAGCTCTTGCATGGAGTCGTAACCGGCTTCTTGGTAGAGGAGCTCTTGCATGGAGTCGTAACCGGCTTCTTGGCGGAAGAAGACTTGCAAGGTGTGACATTGTCCTTCTTGGAGGTAGTAGTAGGCTTCTTCGTTGAGGTAGTATCCTTCTTGGATGTAGTGGtgggcttcttcgtcgaggTAGTGTCCTTCTTGGATGTAGTGGtgggcttcttcgtcgaggTAGTATCCTTCTTGGATGTAGTGGtgggcttcttcgtcgaggTAGTGTCCTTCTTGGAGGTAGTGGtgggcttcttcgtcgaggcACTGGCCTTCGTTGTAGCAGAGGCCTTAGTCGAGGCGCTGGCCTTCGTTGTAGCAGAGGCCTTGGTTGAGGCACTGGCTTTCGTCGAGGCGCTGGCCTTCGTTGTAGCAGAGGCCTTGGTCGAGGCAGAGACCTTCGTCGTAGCAGTGAcaggcgagggcgagggcagcGGGGTGAAGACCCGGGTTACCTGAGTCTGGACGACGCTTGTCGGAGCCGGGTCTCCTGGTGCAGGGAAGTCgtgcttcggcggcggcgcccagATGAGCGGCCGAGCAGTCGCGGTCGGTGCCTGGGCCGCGATCTTGTCAACGGCGACCAGGTAGTTGGCCTGGGCGAGTCCGGCGAGGACCGCCgtggcggtgacggcgagcTTCATTGTGTAGGAAGTGGCGAGTGGAAGCGATTGGAAATGGGAGAGTGTTGCTTAAACGATTGACGAAGGGAGCGAAAGGTTCCCGCCTTCCTTACACAATGACTGAGAGCGAGTGACTGATGGATGAGATGAGAGATGAGAGGATATGCCTGGACTGTCTTTCCGCTCCATTGTACTTATAATCATCCTGCTGGGGATGTTCTGGTTGTTCTGTGTCCTTGATGGGCAGGCTGGATGCCCGCCTCCCGGATGGCTTGTTGCGCATCGTATTCCTCATAGCCGGTAGGGTAAGGTTGAAAGCCGGGCAAAAGTTGGAAATAATCCGCGCCTAGAACAAGTAGCCCGGACACCACAAGGTAGCGAGACCAAAAAAAGCTTATGCAAAAAACTCCTGATTCTTCAGCCATTTCGACTCATGGCTCCTCCAAAGTCGATGGATGCAGGTCAAGGCTTTCAAGCCAGCAGGAACCGCTTCAAAAAGGTCGCGTTGGGCCGTATGGAATGGAGACAGCCAGGTCACGATACTTTTTGTCTTGTTTTGCTGGCTGTCGTCCTTGGACGATAAACCATGTCCTCGGCCGAATCCGGGCTCGGCATGGCGCACGCAATGCTAAAGCTTTTCACGCTAAGATCAATGTCGACGCTCACTGGGAAGGGGCAGACAGGTCTTTTGGGGTTGTGCTTGAAAAATTGATGAAAACGCTTGGGTACATATCGTGGCAGGACATCTATCCGACCTCTTCCACCGTTCGCTGCCCGCCGCTCGCTTTTCGGATTCGATGACATGACCCTGCAACGCCAGTACACCGTTGGTCAAGGATGTTTGACGCTGGAAGTTCTTGGGGCTCCGGCGAGCCGCGTCTCATTATCTTGAACCAAGACGGGAGACGAATGGTGATTCGGGCACCTTCTCGGATCCCTCGACGCAGTGGAAATGGCTCATGCCCGTTGCTTCAAAGCTCCATTCGCATATGCGTAACCTGCAACGCTCAACCTTGTGTCTTCCGTGTCGGACCATGCTCGCTATGTATGCCTTCTTTCGACTCCATTCTTTTTTGATGTCGACAAATCCACAAACTAGACCTTAACGCCTTATTGCCATGCAGCTCAATAGTCGGAATCGGAGAAAAGGCCGAATCGCATTCGATGACTCTGCATCTTATGTCAGCTCTCGAGCACATGGGGCGTGTCGGCAAGGGGCTAACGTACAAAAGGCAGTTTAGGGATGACGACTGCCAGCACGGCCAGGAAATTGATGATGAAGTAGGCCAGGTCGTAGTGGGTGTAATGTGTGCTGAGTAGGAACAGAACGATTGGGACGCTGAGCAAGAATTTCTTGGCCGGGGTGTACTGCGCACCATCGTCAATCTGTTCCCACATGTTTAGGTTATCAAACGCGCCGCCGTTGAACTCGAAAGGCACGCCGCGGACGTAGTGGAACATGATGTAGGAGCCAAACATGTACGAGATATTCGTCAGAGTCCAGGATGTCTCCTGTGACACGCCCGGCATGACATCGTAGAATATCTTTAGGCACAAGATAAGGACGAAATGAATTGTCCAGGCGCCTGGTGATGGTAGTTGTCAGCTCTGGGTGTATTCTCCTCGCCCGCTGGATGCAACGGGCTGGCACGCGACTCGAAAAGGGGAAGCCTCGCGCGGAGCTCACCTTTGGCATTGACCCAGTTCGCATTGAGGTTGGGCACGACGGCCTGGTCACTTATCTGCTCGAGAGTCTCCTGCGGTTCGTAATGAACTTGGAGAATGCTGCTAGATCTCCTTCTGCGGGCACCGGGTTCCGCCATGGCTCTGTACGATCCGCTGCCACTTCGCGGAGGATTGGTGGCCGCGTCGTACGAGACGGTGCGAGAGAGGAGGATTGGAGAAGACAGTTTGGCGGTGTTGAAGGGAACGTTGGGGGTGTGCGAGTTTTGTGAGTGGAACGGAGGGGGAAGATTCTGCGGGCTCACGggatcgtcgtcggcgtcctcgtgATGCTGGGGTTCGGCGGAGTGATGATTTGTAGTGTGCTGGCGGCCCCTGGATGATGTCACGGGGGAAGCGAGCAATTCGCGTTGGTCGTTCGAGTAGCTGATGCTGGCACAGAAATGCAGTTGAATTGATGGGAGCGAGAGTTGAGAAATGGAGTGTCGTGGAGACGGTCGAAGAGgagcgagagcgaggatctttttttcttccgGCTGTGAATATTGGTGATGCCGTCGTTGTAATAGTCTACTCGGCAATgagatgaaggagaagacgggaCATTTTCCATTAGATATTCATTGCAGAGACTCTGGAGGTGGACCGGAGCACAGAGCAGAACAGCAGGAGACAGCGGACGGGGGTCGCAggtgggaggggaagggacAGAAAGACTGGGGCCCACGTCCCCCGACCAAGGCCACGCACACGGCCCAGGGTTACTCATAAATGCAGGTGCCAGGAGTGTCCAGTATTCGTTCACTGCAGGCACGGTGAACACTCCGGTGACTCCACTCACCCACCAGCCATGGAAGACACGACACGACAAGCCTAGGTAGGACCCGAGCCGACAGCTGCGGGACGGCACCTGTTTCCTTCATCTCCGTAGCCTTAACAGCTGTTGCCAGTGCCAGCCGACACGAAGGGACCAAGGGAGGAATACTTTGATGCCGACGTGGAGCCCCCGGTCAGGGTCGTTCAGGTTCAGGGGACCATGCCTATTCACCCAGAGAATGGGGGAAGGATCTCTGTACAGTACAAGCACGGACAGGGCCCGAGAGCACCTCACACCTCGGATCTCAGGGATCTCAGACCTCGAAGGACACACCAGCGGAGCCAGCCAGAGACTGGACGGACGAAAGTAGGGAGACGGGCTCGGGACGAAAGACCTGGAACACAAAACAAAATCACACAATGTATGGAGTACGTTCGTACACAAAACCGAGACAGAAGAGAAGGGAGCGGGAAGCAGGGCCAGGGCGGGTGACGAGCAGGCATATCACAAGGGGAGGGCACCTGCGGATGGCATGGAAAGCCAGCCTCCTCCCAGGAGGCTCTCTTGTACCTTGTTCTAGCCTGCCCTGCCTTGCCCTGCCTACCTTATCTTCCTTTCCACCCAGGAAACCTTCCACACATGCGACGCCCAGCCGGTTCGCAATCCCGATGGCATGTCTTCGATTTTGACAAGCCCCTCCACCTTTAAAGAAGAAACGAAGGCATTATCATCGTTGCGTGCAGCTGTCATACAGTTCAACGCCGGCCGACCAGCTTCTGCCCACGCCAGCACGGGCGAGGACCGCGTCCCGCCCGCGGGAAGGGCACTGATGGCCGATGGTAAGAGAGAGCACACAGCCAGCCGAGGAGAACAGACTCGGCATGCCACCCACCGTCCCGTCGTCCTGATATCCGTACTGTAAACCACCCTACGTGTCTTTCCTGGCCAATCGTATGCGTGCTGCAGGATGAGGACAGAGCAGCTTGTGGCGTAGGTTCGCGGTCGCATTTGTTAGCGGActggggagaggaggggactCCCCTGATCAGCTTCTGCTGGGAAGATGCCCCTATTTTCGACACCCAGTGACGAGAATATTACGGTCGTCTGGGGAGCGAGGAAAAGCGCAGACGGATTGGATTGACCGGCCAGAGCTGGACGCATAGTCACACGTATCCGGCTACAACCGTCGAATCGGCCCAATCACGCACTGCAGTTCCAATGCGCAGCATGAACATACTATCAGCCAACGGAGCTGAGGCTAAACTGTCTTGAGCCCCTTGAGCCAAGATAGGAACGAACAATTCCGAAGCAGGACAACAACATGAGAACCGGATACACTCATCTTCTGTCGACTCACGTCATGTCACGGATCACATCACACCTGGGCTCCTGACGGCTATGCCCGCACCGCCTCacctcgacatcgacaaGACATGGAGAAGGACAAAATTTAGAAGGAATGGCACACCAGATTACATGGCGGCTTCCTACCCCAACGTTACTCGCTGCTGTCCGAGACATCATGCTCCGTGACTCCGCGTCTCGAGACATTCGGTGCTTGCTGGTTCTTTCCACCTGTCCGCTCCTCAAGGGCTAACTTGACGAAAGTAGGTTCCACGTATCTGGGCTAAATCCGTCGCCCTTGTTGGAGTCCCCACTAGGAGGGCTGTGTCTTTGTGTGATTATTTATTGATTGGAGTGGTTCGTTGCGTTGCGTGGGATGGACGGAAAAGAGATGGGGACGGAGGGGACTTTGCAGTTCCAGCACTTCCGGGCTGTCTTGCATCAGAGACGAATTGTCATGATTTCTATCCACATTCGTCCCGAGCCCCGTAGCGGTCGGCAGATATCAAGCTTTCGCGGCTTGGCGGCTCTCACCAGCAACTATCCATTATTTTGTACGAGAAATGCCCAACTGCAGGTGCGTCACCAGGGGTGAATCGTGGCATGTCACATCCCCGACCAACGCGAGATTCAACATGCAATGATGTGGCCGCACTTCACAAGCAGCAGTCTTGTGAGGCCATGATGCGCTGCGCCTACCAAAGCTGTCGCATACCTCTCTATCCGTCTCCTCAAATTGCGCTTCAATCACCACAGCCCTCGCTTGTCACCCGGAGCTTGGTCCAGGTACTTCGTAAAAGCTGTAAACAGATCTAGCTTCATCTCCGGGCTGCTGGGGTCTTGTTTCTACTTTGCGGCCTGCGTGCTGTAGTGTGTAATGAGATCTGTCTCGATGGGCTCCAGGATGACCATTCTAGAAGCACTTTCACTCTCGCTTCCTCTCTCAAATCGCTATCGCGCCGACACCGCCTCAGGTGGACTCCAGCCTGCAATTAGTGAAGGTTCCAGGGCATGAGGATCGGCCCCCGGCTAACCGAGATGTGCCTTATTGGCACTGTGATGAGGTGGAGGTCTGCGCACCTCTGGAAAATCCAACCCAGCTGGGGTGGGTAAGCCGGCACAGCAGCCGTAGCCAGGTGATGATGGCTGGGCTTGACGCACTGACGGTTGTAGTGACGAAACACAACGGCTAaacctcggccgccagctGACTGATTTGTGACTTCTCTCTCAAGCGGATACCTTGCATACAATTTTTTGAGGGAGCAACGAAGCCGTTGGATGAAGCCTAACGACATTGGGCCTGCGATATTGACGGTCTCAGAATCCCTTTCACCAGCCTTTTCTGGTATCCGTTGGGGGTTTGACTTTGCAGACATTTCTGCATCACGTCGGGCCATTTAGGCTGTTTGACGCGTTCAagcatcatcggcatcacCTGGCTCAAGGTCTGTCTTTCTACAACTTCACTCTCAGGGGAACCTGGATTACAGAAATCAGATATCCAGCCTGAACTGAACTTTGAGCAAGagcttttttttctttctctgCCCTTCAACAAACGTTTGGATCTTGTACAGGCATCTCACAAGGCAATTGGGGCTGTCACTGCTTGGCCACAAAGGGTACATCTTCCTATGCAGTTTGCAGCGTTCACCCCTACAAACCCCCCAACACATTCACCAGGTATTTTCTCTATACCTCTTATACCTTCTCAGCTTCCGCATCATGGACTCTTCAGAGGCCGCGCTACTGGCAAATGGCGCCGGCAACAGTGCGGAACAAGCATCCAAGAAACGGACCCTGGAGGAAGTTGAGCAGGGAGACACACAGCCCAACAAATCACCACGGTCTCACCAGGACTCACTGCCTGAGCCCGGGGCCAAAAGGGCCAAGACAGACCTCAATCAGCAGCCCATACAGGATGAGGCTAGAGACTTGGAGAGCGCtgaggagggcgagctgAAGGAAGACAAAGAGGCTCAACTGTCTCAATCCGAATCCGAATCCGAGGAGATGGCCGGCTCACAGAGTGACGGAAGTCGCGCATCGCGTGTTGGATCGAAAGCCTCAGCCGCGGAAGGAGAGCCCAATGCCGACATCAAGCGGACAACACGGTCcatgtcggcggccgcgaATGGCCCTGTCCACGTTGGATGGAATCAAGGCATCACATCTCAGAATATCCGAACATCGCTGGGCGCGTCGAAGGCCAAGACAGTACCAGCGCCGGTCAAAGCACAGCCCATTTCAGAGGAAGCCGCGCCCGTACCGGCACCGGCTGCCGTTTCTGATACCAAGGTGGCTCCTTCTGAAGCTGCTCAACCAGTGCAGCCGGCCCAGAAAGGGGGCAAGCTCACGCGGAAGgaacaacagcagcaacaacgtGCCGAAGCTGCTGCCCTAGAAAAGCAGAAGGCACAAGAACAACAGAAAGCCGCATTTGTCTACGCGCCTGGTCTTGTATTTACCCAGCCCAGCAAGAAGACGATCCTGCAGCCCAAAGGTAACAACCTGGGCAAAGCTGTCTGGAAGTCCAAGCTCAAGAGCTGGTGCCAGTCCTTCGTCAGCCACAACAACGAGCAAAACAGCCTCCTCACGCCCGACATAGTCCTGGCTGCGCTTCAGGACTACATCACGACGCGTGCGCACTGGTCCAAGAAGAAGTATTCCGCCGCGGCCATTACCGAGGCTCGCAAGCCCGAGACGAGAAACGACATTGCAGTGAACCTGGCGACACTCCTCAAAGACGACAGCTTCCTACTCGGTTCTGAGGAGTCGCCTATGGtcatcgacgatgacgacgaggccgacgacagTGTTCAGGAAATCCCAAACCCTACTGAAGTCAACCCTGAGCAAGCTGTTGGTGAACAAAACCCGACTACCGAAGACCTGGACCCAGACCAGCTTCAGACGGACGCTGCGGACGACACGACGGGAATGGAGCAGACCGAGCCAGGACCAGCCGTCATGACAGCGGAGGAGGATTTGGCGCAGCAGCGTAAGTACTTCCCGGGTCTGCCAGACTCTGTTCAGGTTTGTGTCTACTGCGCAGCCGTCGGTCACAATTCGGCTGCTTGTCCCAAGACGGCCTGCAAGTTCTGCCAGCACTCCGGTCACTTCTCGTGGAACTGCCCGACACGCGAGCGGTGCACCAAGTGTCGTCAATTGGGCCACGGCAGGGGACAGTGCACCGAGAAGCTTGTTC
This genomic interval carries:
- a CDS encoding O-methyltransferase; the protein is MKSSVSVLYPNESVARNVTTYSESRSTDLPAHIVAYHEHIDATQPETSMLMISNFQAQNHIWLAKLIGAKRVLEIGVYVGYSGMIWSHAVGPDGTVTGLEFNADYARQAEAAWAANGITNASVIVGDALETLPALSPSEPYDLIFIDAQKSGYPSYLSTILAASAPSSSTRLLRAGGLVVADNVLRRGIVADDSDENPWVVKEKAERAAYWRSEDVEKLREFNDAVHDEPRLDSWLMPLYDGVHLARLVD
- a CDS encoding ORMDL family protein, producing MAEPGARRRRSSSILQVHYEPQETLEQISDQAVVPNLNANWVNAKGAWTIHFVLILCLKIFYDVMPGVSQETSWTLTNISYMFGSYIMFHYVRGVPFEFNGGAFDNLNMWEQIDDGAQYTPAKKFLLSVPIVLFLLSTHYTHYDLAYFIINFLAVLAVVIPKLPFSHRMRFGLFSDSDY
- a CDS encoding Zinc knuckle encodes the protein MDSSEAALLANGAGNSAEQASKKRTLEEVEQGDTQPNKSPRSHQDSLPEPGAKRAKTDLNQQPIQDEARDLESAEEGELKEDKEAQLSQSESESEEMAGSQSDGSRASRVGSKASAAEGEPNADIKRTTRSMSAAANGPVHVGWNQGITSQNIRTSLGASKAKTVPAPVKAQPISEEAAPVPAPAAVSDTKVAPSEAAQPVQPAQKGGKLTRKEQQQQQRAEAAALEKQKAQEQQKAAFVYAPGLVFTQPSKKTILQPKGNNLGKAVWKSKLKSWCQSFVSHNNEQNSLLTPDIVLAALQDYITTRAHWSKKKYSAAAITEARKPETRNDIAVNLATLLKDDSFLLGSEESPMVIDDDDEADDSVQEIPNPTEVNPEQAVGEQNPTTEDLDPDQLQTDAADDTTGMEQTEPGPAVMTAEEDLAQQRKYFPGLPDSVQVCVYCAAVGHNSAACPKTACKFCQHSGHFSWNCPTRERCTKCRQLGHGRGQCTEKLVHLDEEGMECAACGSHDHLEDDCETLWRSYKPRKELIRKVKAFPAFCASCGTEGHYSSDCALRGNRPRNKTWSLKNRDLYVDKDATDEPISDFAGQPQNPKFPLQIKGSAARRNHIFYPDSDGSEEGEFIGQKVKPRAPLGSIQLSTNLQINMGNFGPPPQTQQNGRGQQRSGWSAQPPLPPGPPPSGPPPGSYSRMSRSFNNQSRPPPPGNGAGRGGLPPKPPAPQSQQHGHQNAGPPSNGRGSNAPKKQRTRNQSGNSHGGSVQQQQQQSGGGPPSRRRGKARRGGKQG